Proteins from a single region of Oryza brachyantha chromosome 6, ObraRS2, whole genome shotgun sequence:
- the LOC102713829 gene encoding protein arginine N-methyltransferase 7 isoform X2 — MPSSCCFASPPAAIRILRRRMASAPPRAFQLRLNPLTGDSEWLVVDDEDPTPPPRHLLSTTSYLDMLNDTARNRAYRRAIDAAVTDPFSRVLDIGAGTGLLSMMAARALAAAGGETRGSVSACESYLPMGKLMRKVLRANGMENRVKVFHKRSDELKVGDDMDSPADILVSEILDSELLGEGLIPTLQQAHDMLLTTNPKIVPYRATTYGQLVESTFLWKLHDLHNNEANAADGVWLTPGGMERIVSVKLQKHAMQCDALEDEIRLLSEPFKVFEFDFWKRPDSHRETNIKIRTTQDGHVHAIISWWVLQLDSAGSIFYSTAPRWARQSSTEDVQHDMKDWCDHWKHCVWFTQGKGIPATEDQVLSLRARHNQTSISYQLNIDDEACDRGFQGDHLTLLPERIALYGDKDWRSALINTIRNALTVKCSPTCVVADDSLFLALLISSISPTSKVIAMYPGLRDKGATYLRAVADANNISIDKIQVIGKRASSLSADDLKHKKVNLLVGEPFYYGSEGMLPWQNLRFWNVRTLLDSMLSEDAFIMPCKGILRLCAMSLPDLWRSRCNLKDVEGFDHSVVNETLGACGDLPDDQQGPCLPYYVWQCGYSKKLSEVYSLMDFNFSEPIHSCFGKTKIEFSHDGTCHGFAVWIDWVLDEKKSVVLTTGPDNRYWKQGVQLFSKPVEVNPGKSAMHVEASFDPSTDR; from the exons ATGCCGTCGAGCTGCTgcttcgcctcgccgccggccgccatcCGCATCCTACGCCGCCGCATGGCCTCCGCGCCTCCTCGCGCCTTCCAGCTCCGCCTCAACCCGCTCACCGGCGACTCCGAATggctcgtcgtcgacgacgaggaccccacaccgccgccgaggcACCTTCTCTCCACCACCTCCTACCTCGACATGCTCAACGACACCGCCCGGAACCGCGCATACCGCCGCGCCAtcgacgccgccgtcaccgaccCTTTCTCGCGCGTCCTCGACATCGG AGCTGGGACTGGGTTGCTATCCATGATGGCCGCACGAGCTTTGGCAGCTGCTGGAGGTGAAACTAGAGGAAGCGTTTCAGCATGTGAATCCTACCTTCCAATGGGAAAGTTGATGCGAAAGGTACTGAGAGCAAATGGGATGGAAAATAGGGTTAAAGTCTTTCACAAGCGTTCAGATGAGCTCAAAGTTGGAGATGACATGGATTCACCAGCTGATATATTG GTGAGTGAAATTCTTGATTCTGAGCTGTTGGGTGAGGGTCTGATACCTACTTTACAGCAAGCACATGACATGTTATTGACAACAAATCCAAAGATAGTTCCTTATCGAGCCACTACATATGGGCAG CTAGTCGAAAGTACATTCTTGTGGAAGCTACATGATTTGCACAACAATGAAGCAAACGCTGCGGATGGTGTATGGCTTACTCCTGGAGGGATGGAAAGGATTGTGTCTGTGAAGCTACAGAaacatgcaatgcaatgtGATGCACTGGAAGATGAGATACGATTG CTGTCAGAACCCTTCAAAGTTTTTGAATTTGACTTTTGGAAACGGCCAGATAGTCATCGTGAGACCAATATCAAGATACGGACAACACAAGATGGACATGTTCATGCTATTATTTCATG GTGGGTACTTCAATTGGATTCTGCTGGGTCAATCTTCTACTCAACTGCTCCTAGATGGGCGAGACAATCAAGTACTGAGGATGTACAGCATG ACATGAAGGATTGGTGTGATCACTGGAAGCACTGTGTATGGTTTACACAAGGAAAGGGGATTCCTGCTACAGAAGACCAAGTTCTTTCACTACGAGCTAGACATAACCAAACTAGCATCTCCTATCAGCTGAACATTGACGATGAAGCATGTGATAGAGGTTTCCAAGGTGACCATCTAACGTTGTTGCCAGAACGGATTGCACTTTATGGTGATAAAGATTGGAGATCAGCTCTGATAAATACCATTAGAAATGCT TTGACTGTGAAATGTTCCCCAACCTGTGTTGTGGCTGATGACAGCCTGTTCTTAGCTCTCTTAATTTCTTCAATCTCACCCACTTCAAAAGTCATCGCGATGTATCCTGGTCTACGGGACAAGGGTGCAACCTATCTTCGAGCTGTTGCAgatgcaaataatatttccatagACAAGATTCAAGTGATTGGTAAAAGAGCCTCGTCTCTTTCTGCTGATGACCTGAAACATAAAAAG GTTAATTTATTAGTGGGGGAACCATTTTATTATGGAAGTGAAGGAATGCTTCCGTGGCAAAATCTACGTTTCTG GAATGTGAGAACTCTACTTGACTCGATGTTATCTGAGGATGCATTCATCATGCCATGTAAAGGAATACTAAGACTATGTGCAATGTCACTTCCG GACTTATGGAGGAGCCGATGCAACCTTAAAGATGTAGAGGGCTTTGATCATTCAGTTGTCAATGAGACTTTAGGAGCCTGCGGTGACTTGCCTGATGACCAGCAAGGTCCTTGTCTGCCTTATTATGTATGGCAGTGTGGTTATAGCAAG AAATTAAGTGAAGTGTACTCTCTGATGGATTTCAACTTCTCTGAGCCAATCCATTCCTGTTTTGGGAAAACAAAG ATTGAGTTCTCGCATGATGGAACATGCCATGGCTTTGCAGTTTGGATTGATTGGGTTCTTGATGAGAAAAAATCCGTCGTGTTAACCACTGGACCAg ATAACCGATACTGGAAACAAGGAGTGCAGCTGTTTAGCAAACCTGTAGAGGTAAATCCAGGCAAGTCTGCGATGCATGTGGAGGCGTCCTTCGATCCTTCCACTG ATAGATAG
- the LOC102713829 gene encoding protein arginine N-methyltransferase 7 isoform X1: MPSSCCFASPPAAIRILRRRMASAPPRAFQLRLNPLTGDSEWLVVDDEDPTPPPRHLLSTTSYLDMLNDTARNRAYRRAIDAAVTDPFSRVLDIGAGTGLLSMMAARALAAAGGETRGSVSACESYLPMGKLMRKVLRANGMENRVKVFHKRSDELKVGDDMDSPADILVSEILDSELLGEGLIPTLQQAHDMLLTTNPKIVPYRATTYGQLVESTFLWKLHDLHNNEANAADGVWLTPGGMERIVSVKLQKHAMQCDALEDEIRLLSEPFKVFEFDFWKRPDSHRETNIKIRTTQDGHVHAIISWWVLQLDSAGSIFYSTAPRWARQSSTEDVQHDMKDWCDHWKHCVWFTQGKGIPATEDQVLSLRARHNQTSISYQLNIDDEACDRGFQGDHLTLLPERIALYGDKDWRSALINTIRNALTVKCSPTCVVADDSLFLALLISSISPTSKVIAMYPGLRDKGATYLRAVADANNISIDKIQVIGKRASSLSADDLKHKKVNLLVGEPFYYGSEGMLPWQNLRFWNVRTLLDSMLSEDAFIMPCKGILRLCAMSLPDLWRSRCNLKDVEGFDHSVVNETLGACGDLPDDQQGPCLPYYVWQCGYSKKLSEVYSLMDFNFSEPIHSCFGKTKIEFSHDGTCHGFAVWIDWVLDEKKSVVLTTGPDNRYWKQGVQLFSKPVEVNPGKSAMHVEASFDPSTGELTFSTSSASICS; this comes from the exons ATGCCGTCGAGCTGCTgcttcgcctcgccgccggccgccatcCGCATCCTACGCCGCCGCATGGCCTCCGCGCCTCCTCGCGCCTTCCAGCTCCGCCTCAACCCGCTCACCGGCGACTCCGAATggctcgtcgtcgacgacgaggaccccacaccgccgccgaggcACCTTCTCTCCACCACCTCCTACCTCGACATGCTCAACGACACCGCCCGGAACCGCGCATACCGCCGCGCCAtcgacgccgccgtcaccgaccCTTTCTCGCGCGTCCTCGACATCGG AGCTGGGACTGGGTTGCTATCCATGATGGCCGCACGAGCTTTGGCAGCTGCTGGAGGTGAAACTAGAGGAAGCGTTTCAGCATGTGAATCCTACCTTCCAATGGGAAAGTTGATGCGAAAGGTACTGAGAGCAAATGGGATGGAAAATAGGGTTAAAGTCTTTCACAAGCGTTCAGATGAGCTCAAAGTTGGAGATGACATGGATTCACCAGCTGATATATTG GTGAGTGAAATTCTTGATTCTGAGCTGTTGGGTGAGGGTCTGATACCTACTTTACAGCAAGCACATGACATGTTATTGACAACAAATCCAAAGATAGTTCCTTATCGAGCCACTACATATGGGCAG CTAGTCGAAAGTACATTCTTGTGGAAGCTACATGATTTGCACAACAATGAAGCAAACGCTGCGGATGGTGTATGGCTTACTCCTGGAGGGATGGAAAGGATTGTGTCTGTGAAGCTACAGAaacatgcaatgcaatgtGATGCACTGGAAGATGAGATACGATTG CTGTCAGAACCCTTCAAAGTTTTTGAATTTGACTTTTGGAAACGGCCAGATAGTCATCGTGAGACCAATATCAAGATACGGACAACACAAGATGGACATGTTCATGCTATTATTTCATG GTGGGTACTTCAATTGGATTCTGCTGGGTCAATCTTCTACTCAACTGCTCCTAGATGGGCGAGACAATCAAGTACTGAGGATGTACAGCATG ACATGAAGGATTGGTGTGATCACTGGAAGCACTGTGTATGGTTTACACAAGGAAAGGGGATTCCTGCTACAGAAGACCAAGTTCTTTCACTACGAGCTAGACATAACCAAACTAGCATCTCCTATCAGCTGAACATTGACGATGAAGCATGTGATAGAGGTTTCCAAGGTGACCATCTAACGTTGTTGCCAGAACGGATTGCACTTTATGGTGATAAAGATTGGAGATCAGCTCTGATAAATACCATTAGAAATGCT TTGACTGTGAAATGTTCCCCAACCTGTGTTGTGGCTGATGACAGCCTGTTCTTAGCTCTCTTAATTTCTTCAATCTCACCCACTTCAAAAGTCATCGCGATGTATCCTGGTCTACGGGACAAGGGTGCAACCTATCTTCGAGCTGTTGCAgatgcaaataatatttccatagACAAGATTCAAGTGATTGGTAAAAGAGCCTCGTCTCTTTCTGCTGATGACCTGAAACATAAAAAG GTTAATTTATTAGTGGGGGAACCATTTTATTATGGAAGTGAAGGAATGCTTCCGTGGCAAAATCTACGTTTCTG GAATGTGAGAACTCTACTTGACTCGATGTTATCTGAGGATGCATTCATCATGCCATGTAAAGGAATACTAAGACTATGTGCAATGTCACTTCCG GACTTATGGAGGAGCCGATGCAACCTTAAAGATGTAGAGGGCTTTGATCATTCAGTTGTCAATGAGACTTTAGGAGCCTGCGGTGACTTGCCTGATGACCAGCAAGGTCCTTGTCTGCCTTATTATGTATGGCAGTGTGGTTATAGCAAG AAATTAAGTGAAGTGTACTCTCTGATGGATTTCAACTTCTCTGAGCCAATCCATTCCTGTTTTGGGAAAACAAAG ATTGAGTTCTCGCATGATGGAACATGCCATGGCTTTGCAGTTTGGATTGATTGGGTTCTTGATGAGAAAAAATCCGTCGTGTTAACCACTGGACCAg ATAACCGATACTGGAAACAAGGAGTGCAGCTGTTTAGCAAACCTGTAGAGGTAAATCCAGGCAAGTCTGCGATGCATGTGGAGGCGTCCTTCGATCCTTCCACTGGTGAGCTTACGTTCAGCACTTCATCAGCATCAATATGCAGTTGA
- the LOC102713829 gene encoding protein arginine N-methyltransferase 7 isoform X3, with the protein MPSSCCFASPPAAIRILRRRMASAPPRAFQLRLNPLTGDSEWLVVDDEDPTPPPRHLLSTTSYLDMLNDTARNRAYRRAIDAAVTDPFSRVLDIGAGTGLLSMMAARALAAAGGETRGSVSACESYLPMGKLMRKVLRANGMENRVKVFHKRSDELKVGDDMDSPADILVSEILDSELLGEGLIPTLQQAHDMLLTTNPKIVPYRATTYGQLVESTFLWKLHDLHNNEANAADGVWLTPGGMERIVSVKLQKHAMQCDALEDEIRLLSEPFKVFEFDFWKRPDSHRETNIKIRTTQDGHVHAIISWWVLQLDSAGSIFYSTAPRWARQSSTEDVQHDMKDWCDHWKHCVWFTQGKGIPATEDQVLSLRARHNQTSISYQLNIDDEACDRGFQGDHLTLLPERIALYGDKDWRSALINTIRNALTVKCSPTCVVADDSLFLALLISSISPTSKVIAMYPGLRDKGATYLRAVADANNISIDKIQVIGKRASSLSADDLKHKKVNLLVGEPFYYGSEGMLPWQNLRFWNVRTLLDSMLSEDAFIMPCKGILRLCAMSLPVRSSCAHISYRRTYGGADATLKM; encoded by the exons ATGCCGTCGAGCTGCTgcttcgcctcgccgccggccgccatcCGCATCCTACGCCGCCGCATGGCCTCCGCGCCTCCTCGCGCCTTCCAGCTCCGCCTCAACCCGCTCACCGGCGACTCCGAATggctcgtcgtcgacgacgaggaccccacaccgccgccgaggcACCTTCTCTCCACCACCTCCTACCTCGACATGCTCAACGACACCGCCCGGAACCGCGCATACCGCCGCGCCAtcgacgccgccgtcaccgaccCTTTCTCGCGCGTCCTCGACATCGG AGCTGGGACTGGGTTGCTATCCATGATGGCCGCACGAGCTTTGGCAGCTGCTGGAGGTGAAACTAGAGGAAGCGTTTCAGCATGTGAATCCTACCTTCCAATGGGAAAGTTGATGCGAAAGGTACTGAGAGCAAATGGGATGGAAAATAGGGTTAAAGTCTTTCACAAGCGTTCAGATGAGCTCAAAGTTGGAGATGACATGGATTCACCAGCTGATATATTG GTGAGTGAAATTCTTGATTCTGAGCTGTTGGGTGAGGGTCTGATACCTACTTTACAGCAAGCACATGACATGTTATTGACAACAAATCCAAAGATAGTTCCTTATCGAGCCACTACATATGGGCAG CTAGTCGAAAGTACATTCTTGTGGAAGCTACATGATTTGCACAACAATGAAGCAAACGCTGCGGATGGTGTATGGCTTACTCCTGGAGGGATGGAAAGGATTGTGTCTGTGAAGCTACAGAaacatgcaatgcaatgtGATGCACTGGAAGATGAGATACGATTG CTGTCAGAACCCTTCAAAGTTTTTGAATTTGACTTTTGGAAACGGCCAGATAGTCATCGTGAGACCAATATCAAGATACGGACAACACAAGATGGACATGTTCATGCTATTATTTCATG GTGGGTACTTCAATTGGATTCTGCTGGGTCAATCTTCTACTCAACTGCTCCTAGATGGGCGAGACAATCAAGTACTGAGGATGTACAGCATG ACATGAAGGATTGGTGTGATCACTGGAAGCACTGTGTATGGTTTACACAAGGAAAGGGGATTCCTGCTACAGAAGACCAAGTTCTTTCACTACGAGCTAGACATAACCAAACTAGCATCTCCTATCAGCTGAACATTGACGATGAAGCATGTGATAGAGGTTTCCAAGGTGACCATCTAACGTTGTTGCCAGAACGGATTGCACTTTATGGTGATAAAGATTGGAGATCAGCTCTGATAAATACCATTAGAAATGCT TTGACTGTGAAATGTTCCCCAACCTGTGTTGTGGCTGATGACAGCCTGTTCTTAGCTCTCTTAATTTCTTCAATCTCACCCACTTCAAAAGTCATCGCGATGTATCCTGGTCTACGGGACAAGGGTGCAACCTATCTTCGAGCTGTTGCAgatgcaaataatatttccatagACAAGATTCAAGTGATTGGTAAAAGAGCCTCGTCTCTTTCTGCTGATGACCTGAAACATAAAAAG GTTAATTTATTAGTGGGGGAACCATTTTATTATGGAAGTGAAGGAATGCTTCCGTGGCAAAATCTACGTTTCTG GAATGTGAGAACTCTACTTGACTCGATGTTATCTGAGGATGCATTCATCATGCCATGTAAAGGAATACTAAGACTATGTGCAATGTCACTTCCGGTCAGATCTTCATGTGCTCACATTTCT TACCGCAGGACTTATGGAGGAGCCGATGCAACCTTAAAGATGTAG
- the LOC102713829 gene encoding protein arginine N-methyltransferase 7 isoform X4: protein MPSSCCFASPPAAIRILRRRMASAPPRAFQLRLNPLTGDSEWLVVDDEDPTPPPRHLLSTTSYLDMLNDTARNRAYRRAIDAAVTDPFSRVLDIGAGTGLLSMMAARALAAAGGETRGSVSACESYLPMGKLMRKVLRANGMENRVKVFHKRSDELKVGDDMDSPADILVSEILDSELLGEGLIPTLQQAHDMLLTTNPKIVPYRATTYGQLVESTFLWKLHDLHNNEANAADGVWLTPGGMERIVSVKLQKHAMQCDALEDEIRLLSEPFKVFEFDFWKRPDSHRETNIKIRTTQDGHVHAIISWWVLQLDSAGSIFYSTAPRWARQSSTEDVQHDMKDWCDHWKHCVWFTQGKGIPATEDQVLSLRARHNQTSISYQLNIDDEACDRGFQGDHLTLLPERIALYGDKDWRSALINTIRNALTVKCSPTCVVADDSLFLALLISSISPTSKVIAMYPGLRDKGATYLRAVADANNISIDKIQVIGKRASSLSADDLKHKKVNLLVGEPFYYGSEGMLPWQNLRFWNVRTLLDSMLSEDAFIMPCKGILRLCAMSLPYRRTYGGADATLKM, encoded by the exons ATGCCGTCGAGCTGCTgcttcgcctcgccgccggccgccatcCGCATCCTACGCCGCCGCATGGCCTCCGCGCCTCCTCGCGCCTTCCAGCTCCGCCTCAACCCGCTCACCGGCGACTCCGAATggctcgtcgtcgacgacgaggaccccacaccgccgccgaggcACCTTCTCTCCACCACCTCCTACCTCGACATGCTCAACGACACCGCCCGGAACCGCGCATACCGCCGCGCCAtcgacgccgccgtcaccgaccCTTTCTCGCGCGTCCTCGACATCGG AGCTGGGACTGGGTTGCTATCCATGATGGCCGCACGAGCTTTGGCAGCTGCTGGAGGTGAAACTAGAGGAAGCGTTTCAGCATGTGAATCCTACCTTCCAATGGGAAAGTTGATGCGAAAGGTACTGAGAGCAAATGGGATGGAAAATAGGGTTAAAGTCTTTCACAAGCGTTCAGATGAGCTCAAAGTTGGAGATGACATGGATTCACCAGCTGATATATTG GTGAGTGAAATTCTTGATTCTGAGCTGTTGGGTGAGGGTCTGATACCTACTTTACAGCAAGCACATGACATGTTATTGACAACAAATCCAAAGATAGTTCCTTATCGAGCCACTACATATGGGCAG CTAGTCGAAAGTACATTCTTGTGGAAGCTACATGATTTGCACAACAATGAAGCAAACGCTGCGGATGGTGTATGGCTTACTCCTGGAGGGATGGAAAGGATTGTGTCTGTGAAGCTACAGAaacatgcaatgcaatgtGATGCACTGGAAGATGAGATACGATTG CTGTCAGAACCCTTCAAAGTTTTTGAATTTGACTTTTGGAAACGGCCAGATAGTCATCGTGAGACCAATATCAAGATACGGACAACACAAGATGGACATGTTCATGCTATTATTTCATG GTGGGTACTTCAATTGGATTCTGCTGGGTCAATCTTCTACTCAACTGCTCCTAGATGGGCGAGACAATCAAGTACTGAGGATGTACAGCATG ACATGAAGGATTGGTGTGATCACTGGAAGCACTGTGTATGGTTTACACAAGGAAAGGGGATTCCTGCTACAGAAGACCAAGTTCTTTCACTACGAGCTAGACATAACCAAACTAGCATCTCCTATCAGCTGAACATTGACGATGAAGCATGTGATAGAGGTTTCCAAGGTGACCATCTAACGTTGTTGCCAGAACGGATTGCACTTTATGGTGATAAAGATTGGAGATCAGCTCTGATAAATACCATTAGAAATGCT TTGACTGTGAAATGTTCCCCAACCTGTGTTGTGGCTGATGACAGCCTGTTCTTAGCTCTCTTAATTTCTTCAATCTCACCCACTTCAAAAGTCATCGCGATGTATCCTGGTCTACGGGACAAGGGTGCAACCTATCTTCGAGCTGTTGCAgatgcaaataatatttccatagACAAGATTCAAGTGATTGGTAAAAGAGCCTCGTCTCTTTCTGCTGATGACCTGAAACATAAAAAG GTTAATTTATTAGTGGGGGAACCATTTTATTATGGAAGTGAAGGAATGCTTCCGTGGCAAAATCTACGTTTCTG GAATGTGAGAACTCTACTTGACTCGATGTTATCTGAGGATGCATTCATCATGCCATGTAAAGGAATACTAAGACTATGTGCAATGTCACTTCCG TACCGCAGGACTTATGGAGGAGCCGATGCAACCTTAAAGATGTAG